The Gopherus evgoodei ecotype Sinaloan lineage chromosome 8, rGopEvg1_v1.p, whole genome shotgun sequence genome includes a region encoding these proteins:
- the BSND gene encoding barttin: MAEDKTFRYGLIVLGFFLVMIGMFIMSVDKPQVYITFCTLGVLTIAVGITWSMCQCYPKITFVPMETESEKFLSHKPAVSIENEIPEKSCSQTPYTSPEDANVYEKSLPSYEQIQRKAKGSVECLGIQMAPLLGDCELKPRGCPHSFVQAKAEVHRISENNGEMFRDPASQMVTAAISSPSERSCSAAPLASFLDDTDFPSSEGSTSSSLFLGGSTNSLRNPLPSQGHTQKPRSELPRYEDFALIDSPLAEGWRPSQEQTPALPQNYLSGAASARQFALVSGPGSKAAESGERQSVGEDDMYYGLKEGPENLLIADDFVFEPET; the protein is encoded by the exons ATGGCTGAGGATAAAACTTTCCGCTACGGACTCATAGTGCTGGGCTTTTTCCTGGTGATGATTGGGATGTTCATCATGAGCGTGGACAAGCCCCAGGTCTACATCACCTTTTGCACCCTGGGGGTTTTAACCATAGCAGTGGGGATCACCTGGAGCATGTGTCAGTGCTACCCCAAG ATAACTTTTGTCCCCATGGAGACGGAGTCCGAGAAGTTCCTGTCACACAAGCCTGCTGTTTCGATAGAAAATGAAATTCCGGAGAAGAGCTG ctcccagacTCCCTACACTAGCCCAGAAGATGCTAATGTCTATGAGAAAAGCCTGCCATCTTATGAACAGATCCAGAGGAAAGCAAAGGGCTCTGTGGAATGTCTGGGGATTCAAATGGCCCCGCTCCTAGGTGACTGTGAGCTCAAGCCAAGAGGATGTCCCCATTCCTTTGTACAGGCCAAGGCTGAGGTCCACAGAATCTCAGAGAACAATGGAGAAATGTTCAGAGATCCAGCATCCCAAATGGTCACAGCAGCAATCAGCAG CCCATCAGAGAGGTCCTGCAGTGCAGCGCCACTGGCTTCCTTCCTGGATGACACTGACTTTCCCTCTTCGGAGGGATCCAcctccagcagcctgtttctgGGGGGATCCACCAACTCACTGAGGAATCCACTCCCATCACAAGGGCACACCCAGAAGCCCAGGTCTGAGCTTCCTCGCTATGAAGATTTTGCCCTGATTGATTCACCGCTGGCAGAAGGGTGGCGTCCAAGCCAGGAGCAAACACCGGCCCTACCCCAGAACTACCTGTCTGGGGCTGCCTCAGCAAGACAGTTTGCACTGGTCTCAGGTCCTGGTTCAAAGGCAGCAGAGTCAGGAGAGAGACAGAGCGTGGGAGAGGATGACATGTATTATGGGTTAAAAGAGGGGCCAGAGAATTTACTGATAGCGGATGATTTTGTCTTTGAGCCGGAGACCTAA